A single window of Gossypium hirsutum isolate 1008001.06 chromosome A10, Gossypium_hirsutum_v2.1, whole genome shotgun sequence DNA harbors:
- the LOC107937175 gene encoding probable protein S-acyltransferase 15 isoform X2 has protein sequence MKLKNFLSIPIFSVFLVMGFVYYITVFILIEDWVGLQTSAGSLNSMIFTTLACLCVLSFLVGVLTDPGRVPSSYIPDVEDASFASDQEPKKNVLQSKYCDKCAAYKPPRTHHCRVCKRCILRMDHHCLWINNCVGYWNYKAFFNLILYATIGSIHSSVIVISCFRQKDWNYSGTTPLKIFYYYEGIRAAWLAKKSGLSYRHPFDISVYKNITLVLGPNTLRWFCPTSTSHLKDGVNFPTLRDTS, from the exons atgaaattgaaaaatttccTCTCGATTCCAATTTTTTCAGTGTTTTTGGTGATGGGTTTTGTTTATTATATCacagtttttattttaattgaagaTTGGGTTGGTTTGCAGACCTCAGCTGGGTCTTTAAATTCCATGATCTTCACCACCTTGGCTTGTCTTTGTGTCCTGTCTTTCCTCGTTGGTGTCCTTACTGACCCAGGCCGTGTTCCTTCTTCTTATATCCCTGATGTTGAAGATGCTTCTTTTGCCTCAGATCAAGAGCCAAAGAAAAAT GTTCTACAATCAAAATATTGCGACAAATGTGCTGCATATAAACCCCCGAGGACACATCACTGCCGGGTTTGCAAAAGATGCATACTAAGGATG GATCATCATTGCCTGTGGATAAATAATTGTGTTGGTTATTGGAACTATAAAGCTTTCTTCAATCTTATACTTTATGCAACCATTGGTAGCATCCACTCCTCA GTAATTGTAATAAGCTGTTTCCGTCAGAAGGACTGGAATTACAGTGGAACAACTCCCCTCAAAATTTTTTAT TATTATGAGGGAATACGAGCCGCATGGTTGGCAAAGAAATCCGGGCTGAGCTATCGTCATCCATTCGATATCAGTGTTTACAAAAATATTACCTTG GTATTGGGTCCCAACACACTGAGATGGTTTTGTCCGACATCAACGAGCCATCTAAAAGACGGAGTTAACTTCCCCACTTTACGTGATACTTCATAG
- the LOC107937175 gene encoding probable protein S-acyltransferase 15 isoform X1, protein MKLKNFLSIPIFSVFLVMGFVYYITVFILIEDWVGLQTSAGSLNSMIFTTLACLCVLSFLVGVLTDPGRVPSSYIPDVEDASFASDQEPKKNVLQSKYCDKCAAYKPPRTHHCRVCKRCILRMDHHCLWINNCVGYWNYKAFFNLILYATIGSIHSSVIVISCFRQKDWNYSGTTPLKIFYLACGLMMLALSVTLGTLLGWHIYLITHNMTTIEYYEGIRAAWLAKKSGLSYRHPFDISVYKNITLVLGPNTLRWFCPTSTSHLKDGVNFPTLRDTS, encoded by the exons atgaaattgaaaaatttccTCTCGATTCCAATTTTTTCAGTGTTTTTGGTGATGGGTTTTGTTTATTATATCacagtttttattttaattgaagaTTGGGTTGGTTTGCAGACCTCAGCTGGGTCTTTAAATTCCATGATCTTCACCACCTTGGCTTGTCTTTGTGTCCTGTCTTTCCTCGTTGGTGTCCTTACTGACCCAGGCCGTGTTCCTTCTTCTTATATCCCTGATGTTGAAGATGCTTCTTTTGCCTCAGATCAAGAGCCAAAGAAAAAT GTTCTACAATCAAAATATTGCGACAAATGTGCTGCATATAAACCCCCGAGGACACATCACTGCCGGGTTTGCAAAAGATGCATACTAAGGATG GATCATCATTGCCTGTGGATAAATAATTGTGTTGGTTATTGGAACTATAAAGCTTTCTTCAATCTTATACTTTATGCAACCATTGGTAGCATCCACTCCTCA GTAATTGTAATAAGCTGTTTCCGTCAGAAGGACTGGAATTACAGTGGAACAACTCCCCTCAAAATTTTTTAT CTTGCGTGTGGATTAATGATGCTTGCATTATCAGTAACACTTGGGACTCTCTTAGGTTGGCATATCTACCTTATAACTCACAATATGACAACCATAGAG TATTATGAGGGAATACGAGCCGCATGGTTGGCAAAGAAATCCGGGCTGAGCTATCGTCATCCATTCGATATCAGTGTTTACAAAAATATTACCTTG GTATTGGGTCCCAACACACTGAGATGGTTTTGTCCGACATCAACGAGCCATCTAAAAGACGGAGTTAACTTCCCCACTTTACGTGATACTTCATAG